The following coding sequences lie in one Arachis hypogaea cultivar Tifrunner chromosome 4, arahy.Tifrunner.gnm2.J5K5, whole genome shotgun sequence genomic window:
- the LOC112795284 gene encoding uncharacterized protein: MEELARMYIKEVVRLHGVPSTIISDRDPRFTSRFWGAFQRTFGTQLSLSIAYHPQTDGQSDRTIQTLEDMLRACVLDQPASWDRIGPVAYRIALPPYLSNLHDVFHVSQLRKYTPDTSRVLEPEPIQVREDLTLPVIPVRIDDTSVKQLRRKEVSLVKVAWSRAGIEEHTWKLESDMRKDYPHLFLSN, from the exons atggaaGAATTGGCTCGAATGTACATCAAAGAGGTTGTCAGATTGCACGGCGTGCCTTCCACCATTATATCTgacagagatcctcgtttcacatcaaggttctggggagccTTTCAACGTacatttgggactcagttaagtTTGAGTATAgcatatcaccctcagacagatggtcaatCAGATAGAACTATccagaccttggaggatatgctaagggcttgtgtcTTGGATCAGCCGGcgagctgggatcg AATTGGGCCGGTGGCTTATAGGATTGCTTTGCCGCCATATCTTTCGAacttgcacgacgtgtttcatgtgtcacagcttcggaaatATACTCCTGACACAAGTCGTGTTCTGGAACCGGAACCGATTCAAGTGAGAGAAGATTTAACACTTCCAGTAATTCCGGTGAGAATCGATGACACTAGCGTTAAACAATTGCGCAGGaaggaagtatcattggtaaaagtagcttggagtcgagctggtattGAGGAACATACTTGGAaactcgaatcagatatgcgaaaAGACTACCCACATCTCTTTTTAAGTaactaa